In Agromyces sp. G08B096, a genomic segment contains:
- a CDS encoding ABC transporter ATP-binding protein, giving the protein MHPTDSTPAVRIRALRKTYGHRHAVDGLDLDIHRGETFALLGPNGAGKSTTVEILEGYRTRTSGDVAVLGVDPQHGGLDWKARLGIVLQSSGESGQFSVREQLRHFAGFYPHPRDVDEVIAAVGLEQQAGTRIGKLSGGQRRRVDVALGIVGRPELLFLDEPTTGFDPEARREFWGLIRRLKAEGTTIVLTTHYLDEAAQLGDRAGVIVDGRLVDVGPIDELGGAAARVPIVRWRGPDGRLHQERTTEPARLVASLVAGDGAGAAAGTGAGAGTPSEPAELEVIRPSLEDLYLGLVGAEATTAIDAEEARA; this is encoded by the coding sequence ATGCATCCCACCGACTCCACCCCCGCCGTGCGCATCCGAGCGCTCCGCAAGACCTACGGGCACCGTCACGCGGTCGACGGCCTCGACCTCGACATCCACCGCGGCGAGACGTTCGCCCTGCTCGGGCCGAACGGCGCCGGCAAGTCGACCACGGTCGAGATCCTCGAGGGATACCGCACCCGGACCTCGGGCGACGTCGCCGTGCTCGGCGTCGACCCGCAGCACGGCGGCCTCGACTGGAAGGCGCGACTCGGCATCGTGCTGCAGTCCAGCGGCGAGTCCGGCCAGTTCAGCGTCCGCGAGCAGCTGCGCCACTTCGCCGGCTTCTACCCCCATCCGCGCGACGTCGACGAGGTCATCGCCGCGGTCGGCCTCGAGCAGCAGGCCGGCACCCGCATCGGGAAGCTCTCCGGCGGCCAGCGGCGGCGCGTCGACGTCGCGCTCGGCATCGTCGGGCGGCCCGAGCTGCTCTTCCTCGACGAGCCCACCACCGGGTTCGACCCGGAGGCGCGGCGGGAGTTCTGGGGCCTCATCCGCCGGCTGAAGGCGGAGGGCACGACGATCGTGCTGACGACCCACTACCTCGACGAGGCGGCGCAGCTCGGCGATCGGGCGGGGGTCATCGTCGACGGGAGGCTCGTGGACGTGGGGCCGATCGACGAGCTCGGCGGCGCCGCGGCCCGCGTGCCGATCGTGCGCTGGCGGGGCCCCGACGGGCGCCTGCACCAAGAGCGCACCACCGAGCCCGCGCGGCTCGTGGCCTCGCTGGTCGCGGGCGACGGCGCAGGCGCAGCCGCCGGCACGGGCGCGGGCGCCGGCACGCCGAGCGAGCCGGCCGAGCTCGAGGTCATCCGGCCGAGCCTCGAAGACCTCTACCTCGGCCTCGTCGGCGCCGAGGCGACCACCGCGATCGACGCCGAGGAGGCCCGCGCATGA
- a CDS encoding pyridoxal phosphate-dependent aminotransferase, translated as MTEKPRLSARIAAIAESATLKVDAKAKALQAEGRPVISYAAGEPDFATPEHIVEAALAAVSDPRNHRYTPAAGLPELREAIAAKTKRDSGLEASAGQVIVTNGGKQAVYQAFQTLIDDGDEVLVPTPYWTTYPEAIKLAGGRQVDVFAGADQGYLVTVDQLEAARTERTKALLFVSPSNPTGAVYAQEQVRAIGEWALEHGIFVVADEIYQNLTYADDVDGVPPHAVSIVEAVPALADQTILVNGVAKTYAMTGWRLGWMVGPADLIKGAANLQSHLTSNVSNISQRAALAALTGPQEPVEQMRRAFDRRRRTIVAELSKIDGFTVPVPQGAFYVYPDVTGLLGREWNGITPSTSLELADLILEQAEVAAVPGEAFGPSGYLRFSYALGDDALLEGVQRLQRLFG; from the coding sequence GTGACCGAGAAGCCGCGCCTGTCCGCTCGTATCGCCGCCATCGCCGAATCCGCCACGCTCAAGGTCGATGCGAAGGCGAAGGCCCTCCAGGCCGAGGGCCGTCCCGTGATCTCCTACGCCGCCGGCGAGCCCGACTTCGCCACGCCCGAGCACATCGTCGAGGCGGCGCTGGCCGCCGTCAGCGACCCGCGCAACCACCGGTACACGCCCGCCGCCGGCCTGCCCGAGCTGCGCGAGGCGATCGCGGCGAAGACCAAGCGCGACTCTGGGCTCGAGGCATCCGCCGGCCAGGTCATCGTGACCAACGGCGGCAAGCAGGCGGTCTACCAGGCCTTCCAGACCCTGATCGACGACGGCGACGAGGTGCTCGTGCCGACGCCCTACTGGACCACCTACCCCGAGGCCATCAAGCTCGCCGGCGGCCGGCAGGTCGACGTGTTCGCCGGCGCCGACCAGGGCTATCTCGTCACGGTCGACCAGCTCGAGGCCGCCCGCACCGAGCGCACGAAGGCGCTACTGTTCGTCTCGCCGTCGAACCCGACCGGCGCCGTGTACGCCCAGGAGCAGGTGCGTGCCATCGGCGAGTGGGCGCTCGAGCACGGCATCTTCGTCGTCGCCGACGAGATCTACCAGAACCTCACCTACGCCGACGACGTCGACGGCGTCCCGCCCCATGCCGTCTCCATCGTCGAGGCCGTGCCCGCACTGGCCGACCAGACGATCCTCGTCAACGGCGTCGCGAAGACGTACGCGATGACCGGCTGGCGGCTCGGCTGGATGGTCGGCCCCGCCGACCTCATCAAGGGTGCGGCGAACCTGCAGTCGCACCTCACGTCGAACGTGTCGAACATCTCCCAGCGCGCCGCCCTCGCCGCCCTCACCGGGCCGCAGGAGCCGGTCGAGCAGATGCGCCGCGCCTTCGACCGGCGCCGGCGCACCATCGTCGCCGAGCTCTCGAAGATCGACGGCTTCACGGTGCCCGTCCCGCAGGGCGCGTTCTACGTCTACCCCGACGTCACCGGCCTCCTGGGGCGCGAGTGGAACGGCATCACGCCCAGCACGTCGCTCGAGCTCGCCGACCTCATCCTCGAGCAGGCCGAGGTGGCCGCCGTTCCCGGCGAGGCCTTCGGCCCGTCCGGGTACCTCCGCTTCAGCTACGCCCTCGGCGACGACGCCCTGCTCGAGGGCGTGCAGCGCCTGCAGCGACTGTTCGGCTGA
- a CDS encoding YciI family protein codes for MEYALLYAEGDDPQPYDPAQDDIGAWVDDLEARGVSEYGERLRPEVDATTVRVRGGELLVTDGPFSEAKESIGGFDIIDVADLDEAIEIASRHPAARFARVEVRPFMQWPGAEPGARVVPRDLADRPVRGRRYLLLVISSPTGEADGDGDPEAWVSEMDARGARLFGDVLRPPADATYVRRRDGEVLVADGPFVEAKEWVAGFDLLEVRDLAEAIEVASKHPMARGGVLELRPLWPFDEHGDHVARLEHEVEVRDVRLEPSADEALAALAAAGR; via the coding sequence ATGGAATACGCGCTGTTGTACGCCGAGGGCGACGACCCGCAGCCCTACGACCCCGCTCAGGACGACATCGGCGCCTGGGTCGACGACCTCGAGGCCCGAGGCGTCTCCGAGTACGGCGAACGCCTGCGGCCGGAGGTCGACGCCACCACGGTGCGGGTGCGGGGCGGCGAGCTGCTCGTCACCGACGGGCCGTTCAGCGAGGCGAAGGAGTCGATCGGCGGCTTCGACATCATCGACGTCGCCGACCTCGACGAGGCGATCGAGATCGCGTCGAGGCATCCGGCGGCACGGTTCGCCCGCGTCGAGGTGCGGCCCTTCATGCAGTGGCCCGGCGCCGAGCCGGGCGCGCGGGTCGTGCCCCGCGACCTCGCCGACCGTCCGGTGCGCGGACGGCGCTACCTGCTCCTCGTCATCTCCTCGCCGACGGGCGAGGCAGACGGCGACGGCGATCCCGAGGCCTGGGTGAGCGAGATGGATGCGCGCGGCGCCCGCCTGTTCGGCGACGTGCTGCGCCCTCCGGCCGATGCGACCTACGTGCGGCGCCGCGACGGCGAGGTGCTCGTCGCCGACGGGCCGTTCGTCGAGGCGAAGGAGTGGGTTGCGGGCTTCGACCTGCTCGAAGTGCGCGACCTCGCCGAGGCGATCGAGGTCGCGTCGAAGCATCCGATGGCGCGTGGCGGCGTGCTCGAGCTCCGGCCGCTCTGGCCGTTCGACGAGCACGGCGACCACGTCGCACGGCTCGAGCACGAGGTCGAGGTGCGCGACGTGCGGCTCGAGCCGAGCGCCGACGAGGCCCTCGCCGCCCTCGCGGCGGCGGGCCGCTGA
- a CDS encoding CsbD family protein — protein MGADDRMENAGEDLKGKAKEAWGKLTDDERLEAEGKTDQAKSDLKDAGEDVKDAFKH, from the coding sequence ATGGGTGCCGATGACCGCATGGAGAATGCCGGCGAAGACCTGAAGGGCAAGGCCAAGGAGGCCTGGGGCAAGCTCACCGACGACGAGAGGCTCGAGGCGGAGGGCAAGACCGACCAGGCCAAGTCCGACCTGAAGGACGCCGGCGAGGACGTCAAGGACGCCTTCAAGCACTGA
- a CDS encoding LysE/ArgO family amino acid transporter, giving the protein MDLSSVAAGLGLGLSLIIAIGAQNVFVLRQGIRREHVFAVAAVCAVSDLVLIVVGVSGIGAVLDAVPWLVDVVRWVGAAFLVGYGLLAARRAWRPSGEALEVREAAEADAAALATSASDASPAAPASPSPSAARGDADGASGRPGTKVRVTSAAVAAGHPAHAQRGRGLAAVIGTCLALTWLNPHVYLDTVFLLGSVANTHGDGRWAFALGAGAASLIWFFALAYGARLLGRVLTSPRAWRVLDAIIAVVMIALGISLVLPR; this is encoded by the coding sequence GTGGATCTCTCCTCCGTCGCGGCGGGTCTCGGCCTCGGACTCTCGCTCATCATCGCCATCGGGGCGCAGAACGTGTTCGTGCTGCGCCAGGGGATCCGGCGCGAGCATGTCTTCGCCGTAGCCGCGGTGTGCGCCGTCTCCGACCTCGTGCTCATCGTCGTCGGCGTCTCCGGCATCGGCGCGGTGCTGGACGCGGTGCCGTGGCTCGTCGACGTGGTGCGCTGGGTCGGCGCCGCGTTCCTCGTCGGATACGGACTGCTCGCGGCACGTCGCGCCTGGCGGCCGAGCGGCGAGGCGCTCGAGGTCCGCGAAGCGGCCGAGGCGGATGCCGCCGCCCTCGCGACCTCCGCCTCCGATGCCTCCCCCGCCGCCCCGGCCTCGCCCAGCCCCTCCGCCGCGCGAGGCGACGCGGACGGCGCGTCAGGTCGCCCGGGAACCAAGGTTCGCGTCACCTCGGCGGCTGTCGCCGCCGGGCATCCGGCGCATGCACAGCGGGGCCGGGGACTCGCCGCGGTCATCGGGACCTGCCTCGCGCTCACCTGGCTGAACCCGCACGTGTACCTCGACACCGTGTTCCTCCTCGGCTCGGTCGCGAACACGCACGGCGACGGGCGCTGGGCGTTCGCGCTCGGGGCGGGCGCGGCATCCCTCATCTGGTTCTTCGCGCTCGCCTACGGCGCGCGCCTGCTGGGCCGCGTGCTGACCAGCCCCCGCGCCTGGCGCGTTCTCGACGCGATCATCGCCGTCGTGATGATCGCGCTCGGCATCTCGCTCGTGCTCCCCCGCTGA
- a CDS encoding DUF6596 domain-containing protein, translated as MPNGTPPGPGLPPEVGAALRRAFEGEWARILATLIRVTGDWDVSEEAAAGAFERAAATWPRDGVPRTPGAWLTTTARNLALDRLRRAGVEAGKVRDWLADAEAEGRLSGPPDPADLVADAGEPLQDDRLRLVFTCAHPALPMPSRVALTLRTVGGLETAEIARAFFVAEPAMAQRIVRAKRKIAHAGIPYRVPSPADLPERLNGVLAVLYLIWNEGYLASSGDRLQRLDLAGEAIRLTRLVAGLLPAEEDVRSLLALMLLQHARADARTDERGDLVALEDQDRSAWQADELAEGLALLETLPATPAPRSPYRIQAEIQGVHARAADAAATDWPAIARWYDELHTVSPSPFVELNRAIARGLAHGPERGLHDLRELERTGRLAGYHLLPAALADLHRRAGEPGAAAAQYARAIALAPTAPERRYLERRLAALVD; from the coding sequence ATGCCGAACGGAACGCCGCCCGGGCCCGGGCTCCCGCCCGAGGTCGGGGCGGCGCTCCGCCGCGCGTTCGAGGGGGAATGGGCGCGGATCCTCGCCACCCTGATCCGAGTGACCGGTGATTGGGATGTCTCGGAGGAGGCAGCAGCGGGGGCCTTCGAGCGGGCAGCCGCGACGTGGCCGCGCGACGGTGTGCCTCGCACCCCCGGCGCGTGGCTCACGACGACGGCCCGGAATCTCGCGCTCGACCGGCTCCGCCGGGCCGGTGTGGAGGCGGGGAAGGTGCGCGACTGGCTCGCCGACGCCGAGGCGGAGGGCCGGCTCTCGGGCCCGCCCGACCCCGCCGACCTCGTCGCCGACGCCGGCGAGCCGCTGCAGGACGATCGGCTGCGTCTCGTGTTCACCTGCGCCCATCCCGCGCTGCCGATGCCCTCGCGGGTGGCCCTCACCCTGCGCACGGTGGGCGGCCTCGAGACCGCAGAGATCGCGCGGGCGTTCTTCGTCGCCGAGCCCGCGATGGCCCAGCGGATCGTGCGCGCCAAGCGCAAGATCGCGCACGCCGGCATCCCCTACCGCGTGCCATCGCCCGCCGACCTGCCCGAACGGCTGAACGGCGTGCTCGCCGTGCTCTACCTGATCTGGAACGAGGGCTATCTCGCGTCCTCCGGCGACCGGCTGCAACGCCTCGACCTCGCGGGCGAGGCGATCCGGCTCACCCGGCTCGTGGCGGGTCTGCTGCCCGCCGAGGAGGACGTGCGGAGCCTCCTCGCCCTGATGCTGCTGCAGCACGCCCGCGCCGACGCCCGCACCGACGAACGCGGCGACCTGGTGGCGCTGGAGGACCAGGACCGCTCGGCCTGGCAGGCCGACGAGCTCGCCGAAGGGCTCGCCCTGCTCGAGACGCTCCCCGCGACGCCGGCACCGCGGAGTCCGTACCGGATCCAGGCGGAGATCCAGGGCGTGCACGCCCGGGCCGCCGACGCGGCGGCGACGGACTGGCCGGCGATCGCCCGCTGGTACGACGAGCTGCACACGGTCTCGCCGTCGCCCTTCGTCGAGCTGAACCGCGCGATCGCACGCGGGCTCGCCCACGGCCCCGAGCGCGGGCTCCACGACCTCCGGGAGCTCGAACGCACGGGCCGGCTGGCGGGCTACCATCTGCTGCCCGCCGCGCTCGCCGACCTGCATCGCCGCGCCGGCGAGCCGGGGGCCGCAGCAGCCCAGTACGCCCGCGCGATCGCGCTCGCTCCGACCGCTCCCGAACGCCGATACCTCGAGCGACGGCTGGCGGCGCTCGTCGACTGA
- a CDS encoding LysR family transcriptional regulator ArgP, with amino-acid sequence MEIPLELARTLAAVVTEGTFDAASRVLQITPSAVSQRIKALEHQLGRVLLVRSKPVRPTDAGAVVVRLARQLALLEHDALAEFGFEAAADRPASIPLAVNADTLGTWILPALARLAAEHPVVFDLHRDDQDFTAELLESGTVMAAVTSQSAPVAGCIARPLGVMRYRAVATPEFAARWCPAGATPAALSRAPVVDFDRRDDLQTGYLRFVGADAAAAPRHYVPASNDFAVAVKLGLGWGMLPGFQSADELAAGSLVPLGGPPIDVPLYWQQWNLRSPLLEAIADAIVAEARRALDTVAAFTG; translated from the coding sequence ATGGAGATTCCGCTCGAACTCGCCCGCACCCTCGCCGCCGTGGTGACCGAGGGCACGTTCGACGCGGCCTCGCGCGTGCTCCAGATCACGCCGTCGGCCGTGTCGCAGCGGATCAAGGCCCTCGAGCACCAGCTCGGCCGCGTGCTGCTCGTGCGGTCGAAGCCGGTGCGGCCCACCGACGCGGGCGCCGTCGTCGTGCGACTCGCCCGGCAGCTCGCGCTGCTCGAACACGACGCCCTCGCCGAGTTCGGCTTCGAGGCCGCCGCCGACCGTCCCGCCTCCATCCCGCTCGCGGTGAACGCCGACACGCTCGGCACGTGGATCCTCCCGGCGCTCGCACGGCTCGCGGCGGAGCATCCCGTCGTCTTCGACCTGCACCGCGACGACCAGGACTTCACCGCCGAGCTGCTCGAGTCGGGCACCGTGATGGCGGCCGTCACCTCGCAGTCGGCCCCCGTCGCCGGCTGCATCGCGCGACCGCTCGGCGTCATGCGCTACCGAGCCGTCGCCACGCCGGAGTTCGCGGCGCGCTGGTGCCCGGCGGGAGCGACGCCCGCCGCGCTGTCGCGAGCGCCCGTCGTCGACTTCGACCGGCGCGACGACCTCCAGACCGGGTACCTGCGCTTCGTCGGAGCCGACGCCGCCGCGGCGCCCCGGCACTACGTGCCCGCGTCCAACGACTTCGCCGTCGCGGTGAAGCTCGGCCTCGGCTGGGGCATGCTGCCCGGCTTCCAATCGGCCGACGAGCTCGCCGCCGGCAGCCTCGTCCCGCTCGGCGGCCCGCCCATCGACGTGCCCCTGTACTGGCAGCAGTGGAACCTGCGCTCGCCGCTGCTCGAAGCGATCGCCGACGCGATCGTCGCGGAGGCGCGGCGCGCGCTCGACACGGTCGCCGCGTTCACCGGGTAG
- a CDS encoding ABC transporter permease, with protein sequence MTTTTPTTPSRPEPRGAAARPAGPRAGGGGIRPNRVAVGIARIGYETKGYFRSLDAVFFTFLFPLIMLGIFTAAFSSQGDLGPTGSQVSVGAYYLPGMLAAGLLLSGVQNLAVDIATEKSDGTLKRLGGTPLSPVSYFLGKIGQVFVTGALQAALLLVAAATVFGIALPTEPEAWLTFAWVFVLGITTSALLGIALSALPRSGKSATAVVIPIVLVLQFISGVYLQFSMLPEWMQNVASLFPLKWMAQGMRAAFLPEDFAALEQHGSWDLGWVAVWLLVWLVVGLIVSRLTFRWIRRDA encoded by the coding sequence ATGACCACGACCACCCCGACTACCCCGAGCCGCCCCGAGCCGCGCGGAGCCGCCGCCCGACCGGCGGGCCCGCGCGCCGGAGGCGGAGGCATCCGCCCGAACCGCGTCGCCGTCGGCATCGCCCGCATCGGCTACGAGACGAAGGGCTACTTCCGCTCGCTCGACGCGGTGTTCTTCACGTTCCTGTTCCCGCTCATCATGCTCGGCATTTTCACCGCCGCGTTCAGCTCGCAGGGCGACCTCGGGCCGACGGGGTCGCAGGTGAGCGTCGGTGCGTACTACCTGCCCGGCATGCTGGCCGCCGGACTGCTTCTCTCGGGAGTGCAGAACCTCGCCGTGGACATCGCGACCGAGAAGAGCGACGGCACGCTGAAGCGACTCGGGGGCACGCCGCTCTCACCCGTGTCGTACTTCCTGGGCAAGATCGGCCAGGTGTTCGTCACGGGCGCGCTGCAGGCGGCCCTGCTCCTCGTCGCCGCGGCCACGGTGTTCGGCATCGCCCTGCCGACCGAGCCCGAGGCGTGGCTCACGTTCGCCTGGGTGTTCGTGCTCGGCATCACGACCTCGGCCCTCCTCGGCATCGCCCTGTCGGCCCTGCCGCGCAGCGGCAAGTCGGCCACGGCGGTCGTGATCCCGATCGTGCTGGTGCTGCAGTTCATCTCGGGCGTCTACCTGCAGTTCTCGATGCTGCCGGAGTGGATGCAGAACGTCGCCTCCCTGTTCCCGCTCAAGTGGATGGCGCAGGGCATGCGGGCCGCGTTCCTGCCGGAGGACTTCGCCGCCCTGGAGCAGCACGGCAGCTGGGACCTCGGCTGGGTCGCGGTGTGGCTGCTCGTCTGGCTCGTCGTGGGGCTGATCGTGAGCCGGCTCACGTTCCGCTGGATCCGGCGCGACGCGTGA
- a CDS encoding esterase-like activity of phytase family protein, with amino-acid sequence MSRMQTRRRMPLAIALTVAAATAATALVPSAALAAGADEASRSPFVQAHVPTLVARATLSADHLEPGPASGALASPANGRTAPWAGQVIPGFSAMIDNGDGTFWAQPDNGFGSKGNSADFLLRNYLVRPAWQTAEGGDGAIAVERFISYNDRNDVLDFPIVNGATEERLLTGADFDIESVVRAKDGTFWVGEEFGPFLLHFDADGTLLEAPVSLPGAKSPQNPTLQPGETPRVRASRGFEALAASANGRFLYPILEGAFVDDPDQRRREIREFDTRSGAYTDRTWSYQTDQEANVIGDAFLAKQDRLLVVERDDFEGEQAVTKRVYDIDLRRTDADGYVEKSLLVDALRIANPDGIGSGDGYGTGEVFSLPVQSFETVVRLQDGRLLIGNDNNYPGNDARVPGTPDDTEFAVIDLDKTKIEPSDVTLIGHRGASGYRPEHTLAAYEQAIVQCADYIEPDVVATKDGVLVARHENEISGTTDVAARAEFAARRTTKTIDGTAVTGWFTEDFTLAELKTLRAKERLPQTRPANTAYDGLYQVPTLDEVIDLARHSVSCDGRQVGVYPETKHPTYFDSISLSLEEPLVAALQANGLDRADAPVIVQSFEVGNLRELDGLTDVSLAQLVSNAGRPYDFTAAGDPRTYADLVTPAGLAEIATYADGVGLEKSVMIPRTAAGTLGTPKPVIADAHAAGLTVHGWTFRLENQFLPAEFRSGTDPSAPGDLVGEIRAFVDAGMDGVFSDHPEVAVTIDTVDAGE; translated from the coding sequence ATGAGTCGAATGCAGACGCGGCGACGGATGCCGCTCGCCATCGCCCTGACCGTCGCGGCAGCGACCGCGGCCACCGCCCTCGTGCCCTCGGCCGCGCTCGCAGCCGGCGCGGACGAGGCATCCCGATCGCCCTTCGTGCAGGCGCACGTGCCGACGCTCGTCGCGCGCGCCACCCTCTCGGCCGACCACCTCGAGCCCGGACCGGCCTCGGGCGCGCTGGCGTCGCCCGCGAACGGCCGCACCGCGCCCTGGGCCGGCCAGGTCATCCCCGGGTTCTCCGCCATGATCGACAACGGCGACGGCACGTTCTGGGCCCAGCCCGACAACGGCTTCGGCAGCAAGGGCAACTCGGCCGACTTCCTACTGCGCAACTACCTCGTCCGCCCGGCGTGGCAGACGGCCGAGGGCGGCGACGGCGCCATCGCGGTCGAGCGGTTCATCTCGTACAACGACCGCAACGACGTCCTCGATTTCCCCATCGTGAACGGGGCGACCGAGGAGCGCCTGCTCACCGGCGCCGACTTCGACATCGAATCGGTCGTGCGCGCCAAGGACGGCACGTTCTGGGTCGGCGAGGAGTTCGGCCCGTTCCTGCTGCACTTCGACGCCGACGGCACGCTCCTCGAGGCGCCCGTGTCGCTCCCCGGGGCGAAGTCGCCGCAGAACCCGACGCTGCAGCCCGGCGAGACGCCGCGAGTGCGGGCGAGCCGCGGGTTCGAGGCGCTCGCCGCCTCGGCGAACGGCCGCTTCCTCTACCCGATCCTCGAGGGCGCGTTCGTCGACGACCCCGACCAGCGCCGACGCGAGATCCGCGAGTTCGACACCCGCAGCGGCGCCTACACCGACCGCACCTGGAGCTACCAGACCGACCAGGAGGCCAACGTCATCGGCGATGCCTTCCTGGCGAAGCAGGACCGGCTCCTCGTCGTCGAGCGCGACGACTTCGAGGGCGAGCAGGCGGTCACCAAGCGCGTCTACGACATCGACCTGCGCCGCACCGACGCCGACGGGTACGTCGAGAAGTCGCTCCTCGTCGACGCGCTCCGCATCGCGAATCCCGACGGCATCGGCTCGGGCGACGGCTACGGCACGGGAGAGGTGTTCTCACTGCCAGTGCAGTCGTTCGAGACCGTCGTGCGGCTGCAGGACGGCCGGCTGCTCATCGGCAACGACAACAACTATCCCGGCAACGACGCCCGCGTGCCCGGCACGCCCGACGACACCGAGTTCGCCGTCATCGACCTCGACAAGACGAAGATCGAGCCCTCCGACGTGACGCTCATCGGGCACCGCGGCGCGAGCGGATACCGCCCCGAGCACACGCTCGCCGCGTACGAGCAGGCGATCGTGCAGTGCGCGGACTACATCGAGCCCGACGTCGTCGCCACGAAGGACGGCGTGCTCGTCGCCCGACACGAGAACGAGATCTCGGGCACGACGGATGTCGCGGCCCGGGCCGAGTTCGCCGCACGCAGGACGACCAAGACGATCGACGGCACGGCCGTCACCGGCTGGTTCACCGAGGACTTCACCCTCGCCGAGCTGAAGACGCTCCGCGCGAAGGAGCGCCTCCCGCAGACCCGCCCGGCGAACACCGCCTACGACGGGCTCTACCAGGTCCCCACGCTCGACGAGGTGATCGACCTCGCCCGGCACTCGGTCAGCTGCGACGGCCGCCAGGTGGGCGTCTACCCCGAGACGAAGCATCCGACGTACTTCGACTCGATCAGCCTGTCGCTCGAGGAGCCGCTGGTGGCCGCGCTGCAGGCGAACGGGCTCGACCGCGCGGACGCGCCGGTCATCGTGCAGAGCTTCGAGGTGGGCAACCTGCGTGAGCTCGACGGCCTCACCGACGTCTCCCTCGCACAGCTCGTGAGCAACGCCGGCCGGCCGTACGACTTCACCGCGGCGGGCGACCCGCGCACGTATGCCGACCTCGTCACGCCCGCCGGGCTCGCCGAGATCGCGACCTACGCCGACGGCGTGGGCCTCGAGAAGTCGGTCATGATCCCGCGCACCGCTGCCGGCACGCTCGGCACCCCGAAGCCGGTCATCGCCGACGCGCACGCCGCGGGCCTCACCGTGCACGGCTGGACGTTCCGGCTCGAGAACCAGTTCCTGCCCGCCGAGTTCCGCTCCGGCACCGACCCGAGCGCCCCCGGCGACCTCGTGGGCGAGATCCGGGCGTTCGTCGACGCCGGCATGGACGGCGTCTTCAGCGACCACCCCGAGGTGGCCGTGACGATCGACACCGTCGACGCGGGCGAGTAG